In one Mucilaginibacter sp. PAMB04168 genomic region, the following are encoded:
- a CDS encoding START-like domain-containing protein: MSDKKKFHLEYEIKSSPRILFNFLSEANGLTQWFADKVSFSNQIYTFTWDDEEQKAKLLGIKENKFVRFRWLDDDPQCYFEMEIVQDELTNDVALSITDFATEDTIAERKLIWNNQIDYLIGVIGA, from the coding sequence ATGTCCGACAAGAAAAAGTTTCACCTGGAGTATGAGATCAAATCATCCCCGCGCATTTTATTTAATTTTTTAAGCGAAGCCAACGGACTTACACAATGGTTTGCCGATAAAGTAAGTTTCAGCAACCAGATTTACACCTTTACTTGGGATGATGAGGAGCAGAAAGCCAAGTTACTAGGCATAAAAGAAAATAAGTTTGTACGTTTCCGCTGGCTGGACGATGATCCGCAGTGCTATTTTGAAATGGAAATTGTACAGGATGAACTTACCAATGATGTGGCCCTCAGCATAACCGATTTTGCCACCGAAGATACTATTGCCGAGCGCAAACTTATCTGGAATAACCAGATAGATTATCTTATTGGCGTAATAGGCGCCTAA
- a CDS encoding AAA family ATPase encodes MAVKWHIVYHNLAVALSKFYDRNREKPSADFFSLCLSDKNFMSVNSWLPRLAEDLNETGMDPIQIFANISDPHSKIALRTRMLQSFGKLLDIEIPSEIDFAGCPTMFNIKVSARRPMDVQDQIWELLFQIIKEKQQALTPGLFGALKGWYGISITSLTVFFFWIDAQFFLPTDQHTIRYLKGMGLVKGRPKSYADYMEILNNNNIKDYPGIAERALISSLLKSEEKSETLAPEVTESQDLPPATPIEIESTPVPSIWDGGDQIQGCRLLAIRPYKDTDEDWRRVLTKRGEIYSFYKAFSFRKSYLKYHENNDSEILYDPFKDVPLYQDGKLQVHISAVVGENGSGKSTLIELILLAINNFTTVYSSIKNDLIRVEKLYVDIFFITDTLYKLSIQGDGYFLKRYERSGNKFSIIKDDTLLEFDFDQFFYSIVTNYALYALNSNQVGDWVKKLFHKNDQYQVPINISPFRDKGNVNINKENDLVITRLVANLLLPVTKKKRNADTIRKLTANKSAEKLKLKLDKAKLSNLYEYPEKNFIKFNQAAGYWKTILSLIKKEFNIKPDLPDAPLINAEDYIEAAWMYLLKKIISICLTYRDFNIFFDAEANTFNVELLDSLVFELKKQKSHVTHKFYQVIHFMNDDHMQLIKNQTDLDKEVEYDIDELANTIEKKVLNAKDNAIKTIHFAPPAFLKTSIWLTGNVNLKDLSSGEKQRIYSVSSVVYHLVNIDSNADQDDLVRYPCVNVIFEEVELYFHPEMQRNFINYFLNYVNRIEYDIISSINVIFVTHSPFILSDIPADNIIFLGDTEPGIKTFASNIHTMLAESFFLKDGFMGEYAKDKVNDLINYLIDQKYTGDWNVNNSATVINAIGEKLLKSRLLDIYRKKFETRKSREERIMALYNQIHAIENEED; translated from the coding sequence ATGGCTGTAAAATGGCATATCGTTTATCACAATTTAGCTGTTGCCTTATCAAAATTCTATGATCGTAATCGGGAAAAACCATCTGCGGATTTTTTCTCATTATGCCTTTCTGATAAAAATTTCATGTCAGTCAATTCGTGGTTGCCACGACTTGCCGAAGATCTAAATGAAACCGGCATGGATCCAATCCAGATTTTTGCCAATATCAGTGACCCACACTCGAAGATTGCTCTGAGGACGAGAATGCTGCAATCATTCGGCAAATTGCTAGATATCGAAATCCCTTCTGAAATAGACTTTGCCGGTTGTCCCACAATGTTTAATATTAAGGTTTCGGCGCGCAGGCCAATGGATGTACAGGACCAGATATGGGAGTTATTGTTTCAGATCATCAAAGAGAAACAACAAGCCTTGACACCTGGGCTATTTGGTGCCTTAAAAGGCTGGTATGGTATAAGTATTACCTCATTGACTGTATTCTTCTTTTGGATCGATGCACAGTTTTTTCTTCCTACAGATCAGCATACCATCAGGTATCTCAAGGGAATGGGACTTGTTAAAGGCCGTCCTAAAAGCTACGCAGATTACATGGAGATTCTGAATAATAATAATATTAAGGATTATCCCGGTATAGCTGAACGTGCGTTAATCAGTTCACTACTGAAGTCAGAGGAAAAAAGCGAAACACTTGCTCCTGAAGTTACAGAATCCCAAGATTTGCCACCGGCTACTCCAATTGAAATAGAATCAACTCCTGTGCCGTCAATATGGGACGGCGGTGATCAAATACAGGGATGCCGGTTGTTGGCGATAAGACCCTATAAGGATACAGATGAGGATTGGCGTCGGGTGTTAACCAAACGCGGCGAGATCTATTCGTTTTACAAGGCATTTTCCTTTCGTAAAAGCTATCTGAAATACCATGAGAACAATGACAGCGAGATACTTTATGATCCTTTTAAAGACGTTCCGCTTTATCAGGATGGAAAACTACAGGTTCATATTTCAGCTGTGGTCGGCGAAAACGGGTCAGGAAAAAGTACACTAATAGAGCTTATTCTGCTGGCGATTAACAATTTTACTACCGTCTACTCGTCGATCAAAAACGATCTAATAAGGGTAGAAAAATTATACGTTGATATCTTCTTTATCACTGATACATTATACAAGCTATCCATACAGGGAGATGGCTATTTCCTGAAGCGTTATGAGCGATCAGGAAATAAGTTTTCTATTATCAAGGATGATACTTTGCTGGAGTTTGATTTTGATCAGTTTTTTTACAGCATCGTCACTAATTACGCTTTATACGCTCTGAACAGCAATCAGGTCGGCGATTGGGTCAAGAAACTTTTTCACAAAAACGATCAGTATCAGGTTCCCATAAACATCAGTCCGTTCCGGGATAAGGGAAATGTTAATATCAATAAAGAGAACGATCTCGTGATTACCAGGTTAGTTGCCAATCTTCTGCTTCCTGTTACCAAAAAGAAGCGTAATGCGGATACGATCAGAAAACTTACCGCAAATAAATCGGCAGAAAAACTTAAACTGAAGCTCGATAAAGCAAAACTGAGCAACCTGTATGAATATCCCGAAAAAAACTTTATCAAGTTTAATCAAGCAGCCGGTTATTGGAAAACGATACTGTCGCTGATAAAAAAAGAATTTAATATAAAGCCTGATTTGCCGGACGCCCCGCTGATAAATGCGGAAGACTATATAGAGGCTGCATGGATGTATCTCCTAAAAAAGATCATCAGTATCTGTCTGACTTATCGTGATTTTAATATTTTCTTCGATGCGGAAGCGAACACCTTTAATGTTGAACTTTTAGACAGTCTGGTTTTCGAACTTAAAAAACAAAAAAGCCACGTAACCCACAAGTTTTATCAGGTAATCCATTTTATGAATGATGATCACATGCAACTGATTAAAAATCAGACTGACCTTGACAAAGAAGTTGAATATGATATTGATGAACTGGCTAACACGATAGAAAAAAAAGTATTAAACGCGAAAGACAACGCAATCAAAACAATTCATTTTGCTCCGCCGGCATTTTTAAAAACGAGCATTTGGCTGACCGGCAATGTGAATCTCAAAGACCTCAGTTCCGGGGAAAAACAGCGAATTTATTCCGTTAGCTCAGTTGTCTACCATCTGGTTAACATAGATTCAAATGCCGACCAGGATGACCTGGTGCGCTATCCCTGCGTAAATGTCATTTTTGAAGAAGTTGAATTATACTTTCATCCGGAAATGCAAAGAAATTTTATTAACTACTTTCTTAATTACGTTAATCGGATTGAGTATGATATTATCAGTTCAATCAATGTAATATTCGTAACACACTCACCATTTATTCTATCTGACATTCCTGCTGATAATATCATTTTTCTCGGAGATACCGAGCCGGGTATCAAAACCTTTGCTTCTAATATCCACACGATGCTGGCGGAAAGTTTTTTTCTGAAAGACGGGTTCATGGGTGAATATGCAAAGGATAAAGTTAATGACCTGATCAATTATCTTATCGATCAAAAGTATACGGGCGACTGGAATGTAAATAATTCGGCGACGGTCATAAATGCCATCGGCGAAAAATTACTTAAATCCCGTCTCTTAGATATATACCGAAAAAAGTTTGAAACCCGCAAGAGCCGGGAAGAGAGAATAATGGCATTGTATAATCAAATTCACGCAATCGAAAATGAGGAGGATTAA
- a CDS encoding LptF/LptG family permease produces the protein MKKIHLLILKSFIRPFIVTFFIVMFVLLMLFLFKYIDDLIGKGFQWYIILELMMYASMTNVAMALPLSVLLSSIMTYGSLGENYELVAIKSAGISLGRAMYPMMIVVTLLSISAFVFSDYMLPIANFKYYSLLYDVRQQKTSFLISEGVFNDSFPGYSIRVKKKDPDGQTLHGVMIYEKKEGMTDMAVIFAKEAVMYRTPDDMYLVLKLKEGIRYEEEPGKSSFNTRQQFRRMRFATTEQKFDLGGFKLKRTDANEWRSTIQMMNLKQLTKFQDSTIKAVNKASSANYSLISPYLKYFSVPQKMPAGTNVTPVAASAPIKSTTPDRQLASALSEAQSVRETLRSIADRYKEESKGIRRYSIEYQKKFTLSAACLALFLIGAPLGAIIRKGGLGLPVVVSVVFFLIYYIIATIGEKSAKEGNITPFTGMWMAIFILTPIGLFLSYKAANDSVLFDAEAYKRYFNKLFKGRKSNKAVQG, from the coding sequence GTGAAAAAGATACACCTCTTAATTTTAAAGTCCTTCATCAGGCCCTTTATTGTTACCTTTTTCATTGTGATGTTTGTGTTGTTGATGCTGTTTTTGTTTAAATACATCGATGACTTAATAGGTAAAGGGTTTCAGTGGTATATCATTCTCGAACTGATGATGTACGCCTCCATGACCAACGTAGCCATGGCCCTGCCACTTTCTGTACTGTTATCGTCTATCATGACCTACGGTAGCCTGGGCGAAAATTATGAGCTGGTGGCTATTAAATCGGCTGGTATATCACTGGGTCGTGCTATGTACCCCATGATGATTGTGGTGACGCTGCTCAGCATCAGCGCCTTTGTTTTTTCTGACTACATGCTGCCCATCGCTAACTTTAAATACTACTCCTTACTGTACGATGTGCGTCAGCAAAAAACATCATTTCTAATTTCTGAAGGCGTTTTTAATGACAGCTTTCCTGGCTATTCTATTCGCGTAAAAAAGAAAGATCCCGATGGGCAAACCCTGCACGGTGTAATGATTTACGAGAAGAAAGAGGGCATGACAGATATGGCCGTAATTTTTGCAAAAGAGGCCGTAATGTATCGTACGCCGGATGATATGTATCTGGTGCTTAAACTAAAGGAAGGGATACGTTATGAGGAAGAACCGGGAAAATCGAGCTTTAACACTCGGCAGCAATTCAGGCGCATGCGCTTTGCTACTACCGAGCAAAAGTTTGACCTGGGCGGTTTTAAGCTTAAACGTACCGATGCCAATGAGTGGCGGTCCACCATACAAATGATGAATTTGAAACAACTTACCAAGTTTCAGGATTCGACCATCAAAGCCGTTAACAAGGCTAGTAGCGCTAACTATAGCTTAATATCACCGTACTTAAAATACTTTTCCGTTCCCCAAAAAATGCCTGCCGGCACCAATGTTACGCCGGTTGCTGCAAGTGCACCTATTAAAAGCACCACGCCCGACAGGCAATTGGCTAGTGCATTAAGCGAGGCTCAATCGGTGCGCGAAACACTGCGCAGTATAGCCGACAGGTATAAAGAAGAATCTAAGGGCATCAGGCGTTACTCTATCGAGTATCAAAAGAAGTTCACCCTTTCGGCCGCTTGCCTGGCATTGTTTTTAATCGGTGCGCCGCTGGGCGCTATCATTCGTAAAGGTGGTTTGGGGCTGCCTGTAGTAGTGTCGGTAGTTTTCTTTTTAATTTACTACATTATTGCTACGATTGGCGAAAAATCGGCCAAGGAGGGCAATATTACCCCTTTTACGGGTATGTGGATGGCTATTTTTATTCTAACGCCTATTGGTCTCTTCTTGTCATACAAAGCCGCCAATGATTCTGTTCTGTTTGATGCGGAGGCTTATAAACGATACTTTAACAAGTTATTTAAGGGCCGAAAAAGCAACAAAGCCGTTCAAGGCTGA
- a CDS encoding DUF4007 family protein: MLGNTLRLSFSGHDSFQCRQQWLKKGYDHRLAGRTFQEEDAVVHLGVGKNMVGAIRYWMKAFDLIDQADELTLFAHHLFADNGWDPYLEDQASLWLLHYHLIKKASASSYHLVFNELRKEKVEFSRSNFVAFVKRRAEAAAVLVNDKTVADDFGVMLKMYLRTEAQQKEIEDSFSGIFTELDLIKPRGKRGEDIFAVESTERNEIPDAILLYTIADQLRGGQSVNLVNIEQDAGQAGTVFALNRSGITSKIERLVKANPDLVYSDHAGVRELQFRRPLQPFDILNHYYAS, from the coding sequence ATGTTAGGGAATACGTTAAGGCTAAGCTTCTCGGGTCATGATTCATTTCAGTGCCGCCAGCAATGGCTGAAGAAGGGCTATGACCACCGTTTGGCAGGACGGACTTTCCAGGAGGAAGACGCGGTGGTACACCTCGGTGTGGGTAAGAACATGGTCGGTGCTATCCGTTACTGGATGAAGGCTTTTGACCTGATCGATCAGGCCGATGAGCTGACCCTTTTTGCACATCATCTTTTCGCCGATAACGGCTGGGATCCTTATCTCGAGGACCAGGCTAGTCTGTGGCTGTTACATTATCATCTGATCAAAAAGGCTTCGGCCTCCTCCTACCATTTGGTGTTCAATGAACTGCGGAAGGAAAAGGTAGAGTTCAGTCGCTCCAATTTCGTTGCCTTTGTGAAGCGCCGGGCAGAAGCTGCCGCAGTACTCGTGAATGATAAAACGGTGGCGGATGATTTTGGGGTGATGCTCAAAATGTACTTGCGCACCGAGGCCCAGCAAAAAGAAATCGAAGACAGTTTTTCCGGGATATTTACTGAACTGGACCTGATCAAGCCGAGGGGTAAACGCGGTGAAGATATCTTCGCCGTTGAAAGTACGGAGCGCAACGAGATACCTGACGCGATCCTGCTGTATACGATCGCCGACCAGCTTCGGGGTGGCCAATCGGTCAACCTGGTGAACATTGAGCAGGATGCCGGGCAGGCGGGAACGGTATTCGCCCTTAACAGATCGGGCATTACCAGCAAGATCGAGCGCCTGGTTAAAGCCAATCCGGACTTGGTTTATAGCGATCATGCTGGTGTCCGCGAATTGCAATTCCGGCGGCCTTTACAACCATTCGATATCCTAAACCATTACTATGCGAGCTAA
- a CDS encoding recombinase family protein, with amino-acid sequence MKAAYLYIRVSTDEQADKGYSQRWQEETLRRYCTINNIQILEVVMEDHSAKNFIRPAWKQLLTELKKKKGRVNLILFTKWDRFSRNTGDAYGMINTLAKLGTEAQAIEQPLDLSIPENKMMLAFYLAAPEVENDRRALNTFVGMRRARKEGRFMGVAPLGFVNKITESGKKYIDIKEPEAGIMRWVFEQLAEGQYAADHVRKQANKKGLKCGSAHFWNIIRNPVYCGRIEVAPYKDEERYFAQGQHEGIISEDLFYRVQDVLNGRTKGTCGPKMVSVDKLPLRGLIICPECGRMLTGSSSKGYSTYYTYYHCQSRCKTRYRAEDANDKFEQVLRKLEIKPGRAEIFENELLVLYNAQYRNGNGARKHVLEQISAINVRLGNAKKKYYNEETDVTEYRKYKAECEAEIEKLEARLMELANGAQKIDSLLKKAIGNLQKLILYWNDFDSMGKRRLVNSVFPGKLNFDGSTYRTARLNEVIELIYLNTKDLQAKKKQENEVFSHLPASVAGSRIELPTLGL; translated from the coding sequence ATGAAAGCGGCTTATTTATACATCAGGGTTAGTACAGATGAACAAGCAGATAAAGGATATTCACAACGCTGGCAAGAGGAAACTTTAAGACGATACTGTACAATTAATAACATTCAAATCCTGGAAGTTGTAATGGAAGACCATTCTGCCAAAAACTTCATCCGACCGGCTTGGAAACAACTTTTAACTGAGTTGAAAAAGAAAAAAGGAAGAGTCAACCTTATCCTCTTTACTAAATGGGATCGGTTCAGTAGGAATACCGGCGATGCGTATGGTATGATCAATACCTTAGCCAAATTAGGCACAGAAGCGCAGGCAATCGAACAACCGTTGGATCTGAGTATTCCAGAAAATAAGATGATGCTTGCCTTTTATCTTGCCGCTCCGGAGGTTGAAAATGACAGAAGGGCGTTGAATACGTTTGTTGGTATGCGACGTGCCAGAAAGGAAGGCCGTTTTATGGGTGTGGCCCCTTTAGGCTTTGTAAATAAGATCACAGAATCTGGGAAAAAATATATCGATATTAAAGAACCCGAAGCTGGCATTATGCGGTGGGTATTTGAACAGTTAGCCGAAGGGCAATATGCTGCTGACCATGTCAGAAAGCAAGCTAACAAGAAGGGACTAAAATGTGGCAGCGCACATTTTTGGAATATCATTCGCAATCCGGTTTACTGCGGTCGCATAGAGGTTGCTCCCTATAAGGATGAAGAGCGTTATTTTGCGCAAGGTCAACACGAGGGTATAATTTCAGAAGACCTGTTTTATAGGGTACAGGACGTGCTCAATGGAAGAACAAAGGGCACTTGCGGTCCCAAAATGGTTTCGGTTGATAAGTTGCCGTTAAGGGGCTTGATAATTTGTCCTGAATGTGGCAGGATGCTTACTGGTAGTTCATCAAAAGGGTATAGCACCTATTATACTTATTACCATTGTCAATCTCGTTGCAAAACAAGATACCGCGCAGAAGATGCTAATGATAAATTTGAGCAGGTCCTGAGAAAGTTAGAAATAAAACCGGGTAGAGCTGAGATCTTTGAAAATGAGCTTTTGGTACTATATAATGCCCAATACAGAAATGGCAATGGAGCACGAAAACATGTCCTAGAACAAATCAGTGCCATCAATGTGCGTCTTGGTAACGCTAAAAAGAAATATTACAACGAGGAAACGGATGTAACGGAGTACCGTAAATACAAGGCTGAATGCGAAGCAGAAATAGAAAAGCTCGAAGCAAGACTCATGGAACTGGCTAATGGTGCCCAAAAGATAGATTCACTGTTGAAAAAAGCCATTGGCAACCTGCAAAAGCTGATTCTTTATTGGAACGACTTTGATTCGATGGGAAAAAGGCGGTTGGTTAATTCGGTTTTCCCTGGAAAATTAAATTTTGACGGAAGCACTTATCGAACTGCTCGGCTTAACGAAGTGATAGAGCTCATCTACCTAAATACCAAGGATTTACAAGCGAAAAAAAAGCAGGAAAATGAGGTGTTTTCTCATCTTCCTGCTTCAGTAGCGGGGAGCAGGATCGAACTGCCGACCTTAGGGTTATGA
- a CDS encoding bifunctional 3,4-dihydroxy-2-butanone-4-phosphate synthase/GTP cyclohydrolase II: protein MLNTIPEAVEAIKAGKIIIVVDDEDRENEGDFLVAARYATPEAINFMARFGRGLICAPITRQRALELELAPMVNQNTATLETSFTVSVDLLGHGCTTGISASDRSKTTLALIDPATKPADLGRPGHVFPLIAKDGGVLRRSGHTEAAIDLPVMAGLEPAGVICEIMKEDGEMARLPELLELAKEFDLKIISIKDLIAYRLGSETLIDREVAVKMPTQWGDFEMIAYTQRNTGEHHLALIKGNWEPDEPVLVRVHSSCVTGDIFGSCRCDCGPQLHKAMERVSEEGKGVIVYMNQEGRGIGLINKLKAYQLQESGLDTVEANIQLGFKMDQRDYGVGAQIIRDLGISKMRLMSNNPTKRAGLTGYGIEVVETVPIEIVPNPHNEAYLRTKRDKMEHAILKDH, encoded by the coding sequence ATGTTAAACACCATACCCGAAGCTGTTGAAGCTATAAAAGCCGGAAAAATCATTATTGTTGTTGATGATGAAGACCGCGAAAACGAAGGTGACTTTTTAGTTGCCGCCCGTTATGCTACACCTGAAGCCATCAACTTTATGGCCCGCTTTGGTCGCGGGCTTATTTGCGCTCCTATTACCCGCCAACGGGCTTTGGAGTTGGAGCTGGCACCGATGGTTAATCAAAATACGGCTACATTAGAAACCAGCTTTACCGTTTCGGTCGATCTGTTGGGGCATGGGTGTACAACAGGTATTTCGGCGTCAGACCGCTCTAAAACAACGCTGGCTTTAATTGACCCGGCTACCAAGCCTGCTGATCTGGGTCGCCCGGGGCATGTCTTTCCTTTGATAGCTAAAGATGGCGGTGTATTACGCCGTTCGGGCCATACAGAAGCGGCCATAGATCTGCCTGTAATGGCTGGTTTGGAGCCTGCCGGCGTTATATGTGAAATAATGAAAGAGGATGGCGAAATGGCCCGATTGCCCGAGCTCTTAGAGCTGGCTAAGGAGTTTGATCTCAAAATTATTTCAATTAAAGACCTGATTGCTTACCGCCTGGGCAGCGAAACTTTGATTGACCGCGAGGTTGCCGTTAAAATGCCAACACAGTGGGGCGACTTTGAGATGATTGCCTATACGCAGCGAAATACAGGTGAGCATCACCTGGCCCTTATAAAAGGTAACTGGGAACCCGATGAGCCCGTGCTGGTACGTGTACATAGTTCATGTGTTACAGGCGATATTTTTGGCTCGTGCCGGTGCGATTGTGGCCCGCAATTGCACAAAGCAATGGAGCGGGTAAGTGAGGAAGGCAAAGGCGTAATTGTTTATATGAACCAGGAAGGCCGCGGTATTGGTTTAATTAACAAATTAAAGGCCTACCAGCTGCAGGAAAGCGGATTGGATACTGTTGAAGCCAATATTCAGTTAGGCTTTAAAATGGATCAGCGCGATTACGGAGTAGGGGCGCAGATTATACGAGATTTAGGTATTTCCAAAATGCGCCTAATGAGCAACAACCCTACAAAGCGTGCCGGTTTAACAGGCTATGGTATAGAGGTGGTAGAAACAGTGCCTATTGAAATTGTGCCCAACCCGCACAATGAGGCCTACCTGAGAACTAAGCGCGACAAGATGGAGCATGCTATTTTGAAAGATCATTAA
- the lepB gene encoding signal peptidase I, with product MNWKFWDKNNNQTKKKKSATREWFDAILFAVIAATLIRTLFIEAYTIPTESMERSLLVGDFLFVSKVNYGARTPMTPIAFPFAHHTMPIIGTKAYWDGVKLPYYRLPGLSEIKKGDVVVFNYPMEADSPYYRPVDKRENYIKRCQATPGDTLSIADAQVFVNGKANPSPPESQINYEVETNGTEVNPKLVDELHITPSTSPYNNFPTMTAGSAAALKRLENVTKVKAHVTPKDSIDESGTVFPNDPHYGKWNQDNYGPIIVPKKGWTVKLDSLTLPFYKRAITVYEGNKLEVKGTDIYINGQKANTYTFKMNYYWMMGDNRHNSYDSRFWGFVPEDHIVGKALFVWMSWDSNASFLNKIRWSRIFMGIH from the coding sequence ATGAATTGGAAATTCTGGGATAAAAATAACAACCAGACAAAAAAGAAAAAGAGCGCAACCCGCGAATGGTTTGACGCTATATTATTCGCTGTTATTGCTGCAACGTTAATACGTACCTTATTTATTGAGGCTTACACCATCCCGACCGAATCAATGGAGCGTTCGTTGCTGGTAGGCGACTTTTTATTTGTAAGCAAGGTAAATTATGGCGCACGTACACCCATGACGCCTATCGCTTTTCCGTTTGCGCACCATACCATGCCTATTATAGGTACCAAAGCATATTGGGATGGCGTAAAGCTGCCTTACTACCGTTTGCCTGGCCTGAGCGAAATTAAAAAGGGTGATGTAGTGGTTTTCAATTACCCCATGGAAGCCGATTCACCGTATTACCGCCCGGTTGATAAGCGCGAGAATTACATTAAACGCTGCCAGGCCACACCAGGTGATACCCTATCTATTGCCGACGCACAGGTATTTGTAAACGGCAAGGCTAATCCATCGCCGCCCGAAAGTCAAATCAACTACGAAGTAGAAACGAACGGCACAGAAGTAAACCCCAAACTGGTTGATGAATTACATATAACACCGTCTACTTCTCCTTACAACAATTTCCCAACCATGACGGCCGGCTCCGCAGCTGCGCTTAAACGGCTTGAGAATGTAACCAAGGTAAAGGCACATGTTACGCCTAAAGACTCGATTGACGAAAGCGGCACCGTTTTTCCAAACGACCCTCACTACGGTAAATGGAACCAGGACAATTATGGCCCTATTATAGTACCCAAAAAGGGCTGGACAGTGAAATTAGATAGCCTTACCCTGCCTTTTTACAAACGGGCTATAACTGTTTACGAAGGCAATAAGCTGGAGGTAAAAGGCACCGATATTTACATCAACGGCCAAAAAGCCAACACCTATACCTTTAAAATGAACTACTACTGGATGATGGGCGATAACCGCCATAATTCATACGATTCGCGCTTTTGGGGCTTTGTGCCCGAAGACCACATTGTGGGTAAGGCCCTATTTGTATGGATGAGTTGGGACAGCAACGCCAGCTTCCTTAACAAAATACGCTGGAGCCGAATATTTATGGGCATCCATTAA
- a CDS encoding phosphoadenosine phosphosulfate reductase family protein — protein MSKVRHVLGISGGKDSAALAIYMHHLYPDFDIEYYTCDTGKELDETYQLIDNLEIYLGKKITKLKAFANSMEAPFDHKLKTLGGFLPSPLNRWCTKSLKLDLFEKFIGDDPVISYVGIRGDEDREGYISHKPNIQSIFPFRQNIWSEDVIRKVFAPGNHKFLIETYSGFAKKDISERFAAILAQPVSTEFSGTAKMNRLLALDVVDFNHLVKAFLNTTEYPLATEPNFPLLANTDNLVRDDVFRILEESNVGVPKYYKAIEFEIDGLKGSYSRSRSGCFFCFYQQKIEWVWLLEQHPHLFQQAAAYELEGGHTWTDGESLAELSRPERVRLIKLEYLKRSGSVKKSSPYLLDLLDDAEEEGCATCFI, from the coding sequence ATGAGCAAGGTACGTCACGTCTTAGGGATATCCGGTGGGAAGGATAGCGCCGCACTGGCGATCTATATGCATCACTTGTACCCGGACTTTGACATCGAGTATTACACCTGCGATACCGGTAAAGAACTGGACGAAACCTATCAGCTCATTGATAACCTGGAGATCTACCTGGGCAAAAAGATCACCAAGCTGAAGGCTTTTGCCAATAGCATGGAAGCGCCCTTTGACCATAAATTAAAAACGCTGGGCGGCTTTCTGCCCTCACCGCTGAACCGCTGGTGTACCAAATCACTGAAACTGGATCTTTTCGAAAAATTCATTGGGGACGATCCGGTGATCTCGTATGTGGGTATACGTGGCGATGAGGACCGGGAAGGCTATATCTCCCATAAGCCCAACATCCAGTCGATCTTCCCGTTCCGTCAGAATATCTGGAGCGAGGATGTCATCCGTAAAGTATTTGCGCCTGGTAATCATAAATTCCTGATCGAAACGTATAGCGGTTTCGCTAAGAAGGATATCTCGGAGCGTTTCGCGGCCATTCTTGCACAGCCTGTGAGCACTGAATTTAGTGGCACGGCCAAGATGAATCGCCTGCTCGCGCTCGATGTGGTTGACTTCAACCACTTGGTCAAAGCATTTCTCAATACGACGGAGTACCCGCTGGCCACGGAACCTAACTTCCCGCTGCTGGCCAATACGGATAATCTGGTCCGTGATGATGTCTTCCGGATACTGGAGGAAAGCAATGTTGGCGTCCCTAAATATTATAAGGCGATTGAATTCGAGATCGATGGTCTTAAAGGCAGTTATTCCCGCAGCCGTTCGGGTTGCTTCTTTTGCTTTTATCAGCAGAAGATCGAATGGGTCTGGCTCCTGGAGCAGCACCCGCACCTTTTCCAGCAGGCAGCTGCTTATGAGCTGGAAGGCGGACATACCTGGACGGACGGTGAATCGCTGGCAGAACTTTCGCGTCCGGAAAGGGTCAGGCTGATCAAGCTGGAATACCTCAAACGGAGCGGTTCTGTAAAGAAAAGTTCGCCTTATCTGCTCGACCTCCTGGATGATGCGGAGGAAGAAGGCTGCGCCACCTGTTTTATCTGA